A part of Candidatus Poribacteria bacterium genomic DNA contains:
- a CDS encoding circularly permuted type 2 ATP-grasp protein — MFYDNTPIGGVRNPDSLSLSYGQTSDVLGGQIDEMLNRDGQINPHWHTFMQALNTLGLAEIESLDKEVQRLLRENGVTYVLHGERQGHRPWELDPIPFIISNTDWQTISDGLTQRAELLNLILTDLYGERTLIKEGVIPPEVIYAHGGFLRACVGLVPSEFPFLLNYAADLARGSDGNIWILGDRAQAPSGAGYALENRTVLARTLPNLFGEVGVHRLSFFFRALQNSVADLQYQLESAIRIAPHQIDNPHVVVLTPGPLNETYFEHAYLASYLGYTLVQGDDLTVWDGRVWLKSIDGLRPVDIILRRVDDIFCDPLELRQDSRLGLAGLMEAIRQGNVIVINPPGSGVLENPGLIPFLPSIAKRLIGEDLRLPTVATWWCGQPKEREYVLANLETLVIKTIHRQPGERSLFGTQLSKAERDALRIQINANPHLYVGQEQIHLSTTPSLIDGKLEPRCAILRCFLFSEKDGYAVMPGGLTRCAGERGELTISLQEGGVSKDTWVLASEPEPHVSLWQRRITEVRGPASTNPAGLSSRAAENLFWVGRYAERAEGQARLLRIMLDKVKMGKMGLETSTLGEVPPATVFTETLGEETRNVSELAYLRSMLYSLTGLQSSHPGFVSTDEQALESELLSIMRNTENSGSLVSTLQALLSAAYEVRDRWSTDTWRVMNNIEDLCAALDTRIPEEGGTDAQILMGLVPQETELASLDQLMIFLSALSGLHAESTTQTIGWISLDMGRRIERALLLIVLCRSSLVAVQDDWIERLLLESVLAAAESLITYRSRYRAGLHFPTALELLLLDEHNPRSLLYQLKRLEEQIRVLPREKLGYRLSEEEQLILEALTQLQLSNTVDLSERSEHTTQRRGLEKLLVRLAQILVDISDVLTQTYFSHVQGPQQLF, encoded by the coding sequence ATGTTTTACGATAACACCCCTATAGGCGGGGTTCGTAACCCCGATTCCCTCAGTTTGTCCTATGGTCAGACAAGCGACGTTCTGGGTGGACAGATCGATGAAATGCTGAACCGGGACGGGCAAATCAATCCGCACTGGCATACTTTCATGCAGGCCCTGAACACCTTAGGGCTCGCAGAGATCGAATCTCTCGACAAAGAGGTGCAACGTCTACTTCGGGAGAATGGTGTTACCTACGTCTTGCACGGGGAGCGGCAGGGGCATCGACCGTGGGAACTCGATCCTATTCCATTTATTATCTCTAACACTGACTGGCAAACCATCTCTGATGGGCTTACCCAACGAGCGGAACTCCTAAATCTGATTTTGACCGATCTCTATGGGGAACGAACTTTAATCAAAGAGGGGGTGATACCGCCAGAGGTGATTTATGCACATGGCGGATTTTTACGTGCCTGTGTCGGGCTTGTTCCGTCTGAATTTCCATTCCTGTTGAATTATGCTGCCGATTTGGCACGCGGATCAGATGGTAATATATGGATACTCGGTGATCGGGCACAGGCACCATCAGGTGCGGGTTACGCCCTCGAAAACCGCACCGTCCTTGCGCGCACACTGCCGAATCTCTTTGGTGAAGTCGGCGTTCATCGACTCTCCTTTTTCTTCCGGGCATTACAAAACAGTGTAGCGGATCTACAATACCAACTCGAAAGTGCCATTCGCATCGCACCGCACCAGATAGACAATCCCCATGTCGTCGTACTCACGCCTGGTCCACTCAATGAAACTTACTTTGAGCATGCCTATCTCGCAAGTTACCTGGGTTATACCTTGGTCCAAGGGGACGACTTGACGGTGTGGGATGGACGGGTCTGGCTAAAATCGATCGACGGTTTACGTCCTGTCGATATTATTCTACGCCGAGTAGACGACATCTTCTGCGATCCGCTGGAACTCCGACAAGATTCACGCCTTGGTCTTGCAGGCTTGATGGAGGCAATTCGGCAAGGGAATGTGATTGTGATAAACCCACCCGGCAGCGGTGTTTTGGAAAATCCGGGCTTGATACCGTTCCTACCGAGTATCGCGAAACGGTTGATAGGCGAAGACCTCCGTCTTCCCACTGTTGCAACGTGGTGGTGCGGGCAGCCGAAGGAGCGGGAATATGTATTGGCAAACCTTGAGACGCTGGTTATTAAAACCATTCATCGTCAACCCGGCGAGCGTTCTCTGTTTGGGACCCAATTAAGCAAGGCAGAACGTGACGCGCTCCGCATCCAGATTAATGCCAACCCACACCTATACGTGGGACAGGAACAGATACACCTCTCGACGACGCCTTCGTTGATTGATGGAAAACTTGAACCCCGTTGCGCAATCCTCCGTTGTTTTTTATTTTCCGAAAAAGACGGCTATGCCGTAATGCCGGGTGGACTCACACGCTGTGCAGGGGAAAGAGGTGAGTTGACCATCTCACTCCAGGAGGGAGGTGTGAGTAAGGACACCTGGGTGCTTGCTTCGGAACCTGAACCGCATGTGAGTTTATGGCAACGCCGCATCACTGAAGTTCGGGGTCCTGCTTCGACGAATCCTGCTGGATTGTCGAGTCGGGCGGCTGAGAACCTATTCTGGGTCGGTCGCTATGCGGAACGCGCTGAGGGACAAGCGCGTCTCCTCCGAATTATGTTGGATAAGGTCAAGATGGGAAAGATGGGTTTGGAAACCTCGACTTTAGGTGAGGTGCCACCTGCCACTGTTTTCACGGAAACCCTTGGCGAAGAAACGAGGAACGTCTCTGAACTCGCGTACCTCCGGAGTATGCTCTATTCTCTCACGGGTTTGCAGTCGTCTCATCCTGGCTTCGTCAGCACGGACGAACAAGCGTTGGAAAGCGAACTTCTGTCCATCATGCGGAACACAGAAAATAGTGGGAGTCTTGTGTCAACACTTCAGGCACTCTTGAGTGCGGCGTATGAGGTCCGAGATCGTTGGTCCACCGATACGTGGCGCGTGATGAACAACATTGAGGATTTATGCGCCGCACTCGATACACGTATCCCCGAAGAGGGGGGGACAGATGCACAGATATTAATGGGTCTCGTCCCACAAGAGACAGAATTGGCGTCTCTCGATCAGCTCATGATTTTTCTTTCGGCATTAAGTGGACTCCATGCCGAGAGCACGACGCAAACGATTGGCTGGATCAGCTTGGATATGGGGCGACGGATTGAGCGCGCGTTGCTTCTTATTGTGCTTTGTCGTTCAAGCCTCGTCGCAGTGCAGGATGACTGGATCGAGCGTCTCCTCCTTGAATCTGTCCTCGCTGCAGCTGAGAGTCTGATCACCTACCGGAGTCGATATCGCGCCGGACTCCACTTCCCAACTGCTCTTGAATTGTTGCTCCTCGATGAACACAATCCGCGTTCACTTCTGTATCAGTTAAAACGACTTGAGGAGCAGATCCGTGTGCTTCCGAGAGAGAAACTCGGCTATCGGCTCAGTGAGGAGGAACAACTCATCTTGGAGGCTCTAACGCAGTTGCAACTTTCTAATACCGTGGACCTCTCGGAACGTTCAGAGCATACAACCCAGCGTAGAGGCTTAGAAAAACTCTTGGTTCGGCTTGCGCAAATATTGGTTGACATTTCCGATGTCCTGACGCAAACCTATTTCAGTCACGTCCAGGGACCGCAGCAGCTTTTTTAA
- a CDS encoding alpha-E domain-containing protein — MLSRVAESIYWMSRYIERAENVARFVDVNLHLILDLPVGIQAQWEPLVATTGDDAVFAERYGEASREAVMRFLAFDTENPNSIVSCLRAARENARSIRENISSEMWEQLNDDYLLVANTSEQWAMAEPHEFFREIKLASHLFMGLTDNVMSHSEGWHFCQLGRLIERADKTSRIVDVKYFILLPSVSDVDTPFDDIQWGALLHSASGFEMYRRTYGLISPNEVISFLLLDREFPRSVLYCLSKAEESLHAISGTPLETFSNPAEQRLGQLRAEFAYAQVRQILRTGLHEFLDAFQTKLNLVGDDIHKTFFALRPVNGAPENGEA, encoded by the coding sequence ATGCTAAGCCGTGTCGCAGAATCAATTTACTGGATGAGTCGCTACATTGAACGCGCCGAAAATGTCGCCCGTTTTGTCGATGTCAACCTCCACCTTATTCTCGACCTACCCGTTGGCATACAGGCACAATGGGAACCCTTGGTAGCCACGACAGGTGATGACGCGGTATTCGCTGAGCGATATGGTGAGGCGTCACGCGAAGCAGTTATGCGGTTTTTGGCGTTCGACACCGAAAATCCGAATTCGATTGTTTCTTGTCTGCGGGCTGCCCGTGAAAACGCTCGGTCGATACGCGAAAACATCTCATCAGAGATGTGGGAGCAATTAAATGATGACTACTTACTGGTAGCGAATACCTCCGAACAGTGGGCTATGGCGGAACCCCACGAATTTTTCAGGGAAATCAAACTCGCATCACATCTTTTCATGGGACTCACAGATAATGTCATGTCCCATAGCGAAGGGTGGCACTTCTGTCAGTTGGGCCGTTTGATTGAACGCGCTGACAAAACATCAAGGATCGTAGATGTTAAATATTTTATTCTGCTGCCATCTGTCTCGGATGTGGATACACCGTTTGATGATATTCAGTGGGGCGCCCTGTTGCATTCCGCCAGCGGTTTTGAGATGTACCGTCGGACCTACGGGCTCATTTCTCCAAATGAGGTTATCTCTTTTTTATTGCTGGATCGTGAGTTCCCGCGGTCAGTGCTCTACTGTCTCTCGAAGGCTGAAGAATCATTGCATGCGATCTCCGGCACGCCATTAGAAACCTTCTCCAACCCAGCGGAACAGCGTTTGGGGCAACTGCGCGCTGAATTTGCCTATGCCCAGGTCAGACAGATTCTCAGGACGGGTTTACACGAGTTTCTTGATGCCTTCCAAACGAAGCTGAATCTTGTCGGTGATGATATTCATAAGACCTTTTTTGCTTTGCGACCCGTCAATGGAGCACCCGAGAATGGCGAGGCTTAA
- a CDS encoding circularly permuted type 2 ATP-grasp protein, producing the protein MTGFDGYNTDGFYDEMFTPDGGARPAVQMLVERIESLPEGELTRRHIAVEHALLRMGITFNVYADEQGVEKIFPFDLIPRIIDANEWEWIERGLKQRIQALNLFIDDVYHDQKILKDGVVPADVVLSSERYLQQCIGLDPPRGVWCHITGTDLVRDGDGQVYVLEDNLGCPSGVSYVVENRQLMKRTFPQIFGMSEIQPVEDYPTHLLNMLRYLVTDRIPTPEVAVLTPGMYNSAYFEHSFLAQQMGVQLVEGRDLVVMDGFVHARTTKGFERVDVIYRRINDDFLDPTVLNPDSMLGVPGLMDVYKAGRVALVNAPGTCVADDKVVCSFVPQIIKYYLGEDIIVPNVPTYMCWEDTDRKYVLEHLDELVVKEANQSGGYGMLIGPHATKAEHEEFRRRIKDNPRNYIAQPTLSLSRVPVLIDDHFEGRHVDLRPFILYGEDIYVLPGGLTRVALKKGSLVVNSSQGGGSKDTWVLSNPA; encoded by the coding sequence ATGACAGGATTTGACGGATATAATACTGATGGATTTTATGATGAGATGTTTACGCCCGATGGAGGTGCCCGTCCTGCCGTTCAAATGTTGGTGGAACGGATTGAGAGTCTTCCTGAAGGTGAGTTAACTCGCCGCCACATTGCTGTCGAGCACGCCTTGCTTCGAATGGGCATCACATTCAATGTTTACGCCGATGAACAGGGCGTCGAAAAGATCTTTCCGTTCGATCTCATCCCACGCATCATTGATGCCAATGAATGGGAATGGATAGAACGCGGGCTCAAACAGCGCATCCAGGCGTTGAATCTATTCATCGACGACGTTTACCACGATCAGAAGATCCTCAAAGATGGCGTTGTCCCGGCAGATGTCGTGCTTTCATCGGAACGGTATCTGCAGCAATGCATCGGCTTGGATCCGCCGCGCGGCGTCTGGTGCCACATCACTGGGACGGATTTGGTTCGCGACGGCGACGGACAGGTTTATGTCTTGGAAGATAATCTCGGGTGTCCATCCGGGGTTTCTTACGTTGTGGAAAATCGGCAGTTAATGAAACGGACTTTTCCACAGATTTTTGGAATGTCGGAGATTCAACCGGTGGAGGATTATCCCACTCACCTGTTGAATATGCTACGTTACCTTGTAACTGACAGAATCCCCACCCCTGAAGTTGCTGTCCTCACGCCGGGGATGTACAACTCCGCCTACTTTGAGCACTCCTTCCTTGCACAACAGATGGGTGTCCAATTGGTTGAAGGACGCGATCTCGTCGTGATGGACGGATTTGTGCACGCGCGGACGACAAAAGGTTTTGAACGCGTCGATGTCATTTATCGCCGTATTAACGACGACTTCCTTGACCCAACGGTGCTTAATCCCGACTCAATGTTAGGCGTTCCAGGCTTAATGGATGTCTATAAAGCTGGGCGTGTCGCTTTGGTCAACGCCCCCGGGACTTGCGTCGCCGATGACAAAGTCGTCTGCTCGTTCGTGCCGCAGATCATCAAATATTATCTCGGCGAAGATATTATCGTCCCGAACGTTCCGACCTACATGTGTTGGGAAGATACGGATCGAAAATACGTCCTGGAGCATCTCGATGAACTCGTTGTGAAAGAAGCAAACCAGTCTGGTGGCTATGGGATGCTTATCGGTCCGCACGCGACAAAGGCTGAACACGAAGAGTTTAGACGCCGAATTAAAGACAATCCGCGCAACTACATTGCGCAACCCACGCTCTCGCTTTCTCGCGTGCCGGTGCTGATTGACGACCATTTTGAAGGACGGCATGTTGATTTGCGTCCGTTCATCCTTTACGGCGAAGATATCTATGTCCTGCCGGGCGGATTAACACGGGTCGCCCTGAAAAAAGGCTCACTGGTTGTCAATTCGTCACAGGGTGGTGGTAGCAAGGATACTTGGGTCTTATCGAATCCAGCGTAG
- a CDS encoding phytanoyl-CoA dioxygenase family protein, producing the protein MCYHFHSGSKDCRSLQTQRQEIKMNTESVPQDRCFKLSPDELSYWNENGYLVRLNVFTPEENDAFRQVAEDIVDRKRPFPAVHIDQNALVRDGKAEQQGIYAMHKIHFPSNYDPEFLTRVRDPRLTDPLVDILGPDILGINTLFIWKAPKIGLGFPWHQDKFYFRTRFNTETTVGTWTAIDPADRENGCLYVIPGSHKWDIFQHDDLEGSQQREFKLARGVRDEDGVAVEVPPGAVIWFHSHLLHKSMDNHSLRFRRSFVAHYLSAQAEWVTPKPERGSAVMWIRGETYPGKVHEVERDVLPIPES; encoded by the coding sequence ATGTGCTATCATTTTCACAGTGGTTCAAAAGATTGCCGCTCGCTGCAAACTCAGAGACAGGAGATTAAAATGAACACAGAATCAGTGCCACAGGATCGGTGCTTTAAACTAAGCCCTGACGAACTCTCATACTGGAACGAGAACGGGTATCTCGTCCGGTTGAACGTATTCACCCCCGAAGAGAACGATGCATTCCGTCAAGTCGCTGAAGACATTGTAGACCGGAAACGTCCCTTTCCGGCCGTACACATCGATCAAAATGCCCTCGTCAGAGACGGTAAAGCAGAGCAACAAGGCATCTATGCGATGCACAAAATCCATTTTCCAAGCAACTACGATCCAGAGTTTCTGACACGCGTGCGAGATCCCCGCCTCACGGATCCGCTGGTTGACATCCTCGGTCCAGATATCCTCGGTATCAACACCTTGTTTATCTGGAAAGCCCCGAAGATTGGTCTCGGTTTCCCGTGGCACCAAGATAAGTTCTACTTCCGTACCCGGTTTAATACGGAGACGACTGTCGGAACATGGACGGCTATCGACCCAGCCGATCGCGAGAACGGTTGCCTCTACGTCATCCCCGGTAGTCATAAGTGGGACATCTTTCAGCACGACGATCTCGAAGGTTCACAACAACGGGAGTTCAAATTAGCGCGAGGGGTCCGCGACGAAGACGGTGTGGCGGTAGAAGTGCCACCCGGTGCTGTCATCTGGTTCCACAGTCATCTCTTGCACAAGAGCATGGACAATCACAGTCTGCGGTTCCGCCGTAGTTTCGTCGCCCATTACCTCAGTGCCCAGGCAGAGTGGGTGACGCCTAAACCCGAGCGCGGCTCCGCTGTCATGTGGATTCGCGGTGAGACCTATCCCGGTAAAGTCCACGAAGTCGAGCGTGATGTCCTACCCATCCCCGAATCTTAG
- a CDS encoding phytanoyl-CoA dioxygenase family protein produces MNAEAKLQDRRFGLSPDELASWNENGYLVRLNVFTAEENDVLRQVAEDVVDRRRPYPDTNINQNALVRDGKVEEQGIYAMHKIHHPSCYCPEFLARVRDPRLTDPLVALLGPDLLGINNLFIWKAPKIGLGFPWHQDKFYFRNRFNTETTIGTWTAIDAADRENGCLYVVPGSHKSDIFEHDDLAGSQQREFKLARGVRDEKGVAVEVPPGAVIWFHSHLLHKSMDNHSLRFRRSYVIHYLSAQAEWAHPAAPNSRRGQPVMWIRGETYPDKVHEVERDVLPIPESD; encoded by the coding sequence ATGAACGCAGAAGCAAAGTTACAAGACCGACGTTTTGGCTTAAGCCCAGATGAGTTGGCGTCCTGGAACGAGAACGGTTACCTCGTCCGCTTGAACGTATTCACCGCCGAAGAGAACGATGTCCTTCGTCAGGTTGCTGAAGACGTTGTGGACAGAAGGCGTCCATATCCAGATACGAACATTAATCAGAATGCCCTCGTCAGAGACGGGAAAGTAGAAGAACAGGGCATCTATGCGATGCACAAGATTCATCATCCGAGTTGTTACTGCCCAGAATTTCTGGCGCGCGTGCGGGATCCTCGCTTAACTGACCCGCTCGTTGCCCTGCTCGGTCCGGACCTCCTCGGCATTAATAATCTGTTTATCTGGAAAGCCCCGAAGATCGGTCTCGGTTTCCCGTGGCATCAAGACAAGTTTTACTTCCGCAATCGGTTTAATACCGAAACGACTATCGGGACATGGACAGCTATCGACGCTGCTGATCGAGAGAACGGGTGTCTCTACGTTGTCCCGGGCAGCCATAAATCGGATATTTTTGAACACGACGATCTTGCAGGCTCACAACAACGGGAGTTCAAACTGGCGCGGGGTGTCCGCGACGAAAAGGGTGTTGCGGTAGAAGTGCCACCCGGCGCTGTTATTTGGTTCCACAGCCATCTCCTACACAAGAGCATGGACAACCATAGCCTGCGGTTCCGGCGGAGTTATGTCATCCACTACCTCAGTGCCCAAGCAGAGTGGGCGCATCCTGCGGCACCCAATAGCAGGCGAGGACAACCCGTCATGTGGATTCGAGGTGAGACCTATCCCGACAAAGTTCACGAAGTCGAACGTGATGTGCTCCCAATCCCCGAATCCGATTGA
- a CDS encoding LamG domain-containing protein has translation MIAWKSPVMILMVLLCGAGISVADVLEDALVGAWLFDENQGGTAEDASGNGHDGDIQGAKWVQGKIGTALEFNGDGNIVEIPHDKAFDLTEYTISAWIKTESTGLWQTVIGKEPVAGNPRNYGIFVAGDTRLLGVNYTTAGAWKTAFSKTVAADGKWHHVAATFDGTFLRAYFDGVMEGETKTEIPPDHNTEPVRIGRWGNPRGDYWSGVLDEVAMFNQALTEDEINDITMNMRDALAVEASGKLAVTWGTLKQTID, from the coding sequence ATGATTGCTTGGAAATCACCTGTGATGATATTGATGGTACTGTTGTGCGGTGCTGGCATAAGTGTAGCGGATGTATTAGAAGATGCACTCGTGGGTGCATGGCTTTTCGACGAGAACCAAGGCGGGACAGCGGAAGATGCCTCTGGTAATGGGCATGATGGCGATATTCAGGGCGCGAAATGGGTTCAAGGCAAAATAGGAACGGCTCTCGAATTCAACGGTGATGGGAATATCGTAGAAATCCCACACGATAAGGCGTTTGATCTTACCGAATACACAATATCGGCGTGGATCAAAACGGAATCCACCGGTCTCTGGCAAACCGTGATAGGAAAGGAACCCGTTGCGGGGAACCCCAGGAATTATGGGATCTTCGTTGCGGGTGATACGAGGCTGCTCGGCGTGAACTACACCACTGCCGGTGCGTGGAAGACCGCCTTTAGCAAAACCGTCGCGGCGGATGGTAAATGGCATCACGTCGCAGCGACCTTTGATGGCACGTTCCTTCGGGCGTATTTTGACGGTGTGATGGAGGGCGAAACCAAGACCGAAATCCCGCCAGATCACAATACGGAACCCGTCCGAATCGGACGCTGGGGGAATCCGAGAGGCGATTATTGGTCAGGCGTGCTGGATGAAGTCGCAATGTTCAATCAGGCACTCACCGAAGATGAGATCAACGACATCACGATGAACATGCGAGATGCATTAGCCGTCGAGGCATCCGGGAAGCTTGCGGTAACATGGGGGACCCTAAAGCAGACAATAGATTGA